One Nocardioides dongkuii genomic window, CCCGGTCGCCCGGGTCGGCGTGCTCGGCCAGCGCGGCGCGCACCGTGCGGATCGAGTCGACGTAGCCGGGGGCGCCGACCATGCCGGCCCAGGCCCCGGACGACACCGAGGTGTCGGCCCGGCCGACCGGCACGGTGGGGAAGGTGGTGGCGGAGGCGATGCCCGCCATGGCGGCGACGGTGGCGACGGCGGCGGCCGCCCCGACCGGCCAGCGGGCGGGCTCGGCGGCCTCGATCGCCGTGAGCACCAGGACCAGCAGGGCGACGGCCAGCCCGGCCCCGGCGATCCCGCGCGAGGGGCCGGAGGCGGTCGACGCGGCCAGGAGGGGGGTGACGACGAGACCGACGCCGAGCCCGAAGGACCCGACGGCGAACAGCGACCGGCGCCCGTGCCGGGCCAGCCAGGCCAGGCAGGGGACGAGGAGCACCCCGACGGCCGCGGCGCTCGCCTGCAGGGAGGTGGCGCCGATGTCGCCGGGGAGCGTCAGCGCGGTCGTGGCCTCCGCCGGGAGCGGCCGCCACGCCACCCGCAGGACCGGGACGAGGGCGGCGACGGGCAGGACGGCGAGCGCGGCGCCGGGGATCCACGAGCGGGGCCGGAGCAGCACGCCCGCGGTGACCAGCGCGGCGAGCGCGAGCAGCACCAGGTACGTCGGGGTCAGCAGCGGGGAGGCCAGCGCGTGGAGGTTGTTCTCCAGCCGCTCGGACCCGGGCGTGATCGCCGCCCGGGTGTCCTGCATGTAGGAGACGGCGTTGCGCAGCCGCCCGACGCCCGGCACGGCCAGCACCCACAGCCCGAGGACGAGCAGCGGCGCCGCCGCGGCCGCGAGCAGCGGGAGCCAGAGCCGGGCCGAGAGCCAGACCAGGGAGACCACGCCGAGGACCAGGCCCGCCGGCAGCCACTGCGGGTTGGCGAGGGTGCCGAGGCCCAGGGCCGCACCGCACACGACGGCCCACCGCCGGCTGCCCGTCTCCACGGTCGCGGCGAGCGCCCCCGCCGAGAGGACGCTGCCGAGGATCGGCACGGTGTTGTAGCTGAGCACCGGGATGCCGTAGGGGATGGCCAGGCAGGCGACGGTGACGGCCGCGAACGCGGCCGGCGGGCCGGCGACGGTGCGCAGCGCCCGGTAGGCGAGGACGCCGACGGCGACGGTCGCGACCAGGAACGCGGCGCGCGCCGCCAGCACCAGGCCGCCCAGCCCGAACAGCTGGTGCCAGAGCCAGACGAAGGGAGCGCCGTGGAGCGCCCCGAGCGACTGGGGGTTGAGCTCGTCGACCAGCGGCAGGTCGCCCTGCGCGATCCGCAGCTGGAGGGCCACCACGTAGCCGCCGTCGCCGGTGTCGATCCCGACCCGGATCCAGGCCGCGGCCCAGACGACGACCAGGACGCCGGCGGCCAGGACGACGGCGCGCTCCAGCCGGGCCCGGCGCGTCGCGGTCACGACCGGACCCTACAAGTCCCGGCTCGCGCCGGGACCTGCTCCAGGTGCGAGTCCGGACTTAGTGGATCGCGTCCGGGTTGTCCTTGAGGCGCTGGAACGACGCGCGGACCTCGGCCTCGGCCTCGGTGCGGCCGACCCACTCGGCACCCTCGACGGACTTCCCGGGCTCGAGGTCCTTGTAGACCTCGAAGAAGTGCTGGATCTCGAGCCGGTCGAACTTCGAGACGTGGCTGATGTCGCGCAGGTGCTCGAGGCGCGGGTCGGTCGCCGGGACGCACAGGACCTTGTCGTCGCCGCCGGCCTCGTCGGTCATCCGGAACATGCCGATCGCGCGGCACTTGATCAGGCAGCCCGGGAACGTCGGCTCCTGGAGGATCACCATGGCGTCCAGCGGGTCGCCGTCCATGCCGAGGGTGTCCTCGATGTAGCCGTAGTCGGCGGGATACTGCGTCGAGGTGAACAGGGTCCGGTCCAGGCGGATCCGCCCCGACGCGTGGTCGACCTCGTACTTGTTGCGCTGGCCCTTGGGGATCTCTACCAGCACGTCGAACTCCAGCACGTATTCCTCCGCCGTCCCGGCCCGGGCGGGCCGTGTGAAATGTCGAGTCCCGCGCAGTGTCCCTCACAATGGGCGCAACTGCGAAGTGAGGAAGGGGACGGAGTGGTCCGACGTGACGCAGGCCACGGTGCGCGCACCGAGGCCGGACGGCTCCGCACCTGGCTCGCACTGCTCGTCGTCCTGGCGCTGACGACCGGGATCGCGGCGACCTACCGCTACGACCTCGCCGACCGCTGGTTCCCCCGCGACCCCGCCGGACCGGTCGACCCGGCCGCGGTCGCGCCGCCGTCGGGGCTGGACCTGCCCGCCCTGGTCGCCCCCTCCGCCGTCGCCGCCCCGGTCGCCGCCCGCCCGCCCGACGAGGCAGCGGTACGCCGGGCGCTGGCGCCGTACCTCCGCGACCGCGACCTCGGGCGCCACGTCCTCGCCGCCGTCGGCGGCCTGCGCGGCCCCGCGACGTACTCGCTGGGCGGGGGCACCGCGATCCCCGCCTCGACGACCAAGCTGCTGACCGGGCTGGCCGCGCTCTCGGCGCTCGGTCCGACCCGGACCTTCGAGACCCGGGTGGTCCGGACCGGACGCCGGGTGGTGCTCGTCGGTGGGGGCGACCCGTTCCTCGCCTCCACGCCGCCGACCGCCGAGGACCCGGCCTGGCCGGCGCGCGCCGACGTCACCACGCTGGCCAAGCAGACCGCCCGCGCCCTGCTGGCCGACGGCGTCTCGTCGGTGCGGGTCGGGTACGACGACTCCCTCTTCACCGGGCCGGCGGTCAACCCGCACTGGCCGGCCGACTACCTCCCCGACGGCGTGGTCGCGCCGATCACGGCCCTGTGGGTCGACGAGGGCCGGCCGGCCACGGGCGTCGGCCGGGTCGAGGACCCCTCCCGGAGCGCGGGCCAGGTGTTCGCGGCCGCCCTGCGCGACTCGGGGATCACCACGGTGGGCGACCCCGGGACGGCGACCGCCCCCGCCGGCGCGACGCCGGTCGCCGAGGTGCGGTCGGCGCCGCTGGACCAGATCGTCGAGCAGTCCCTGCTGGTCAGCGACAACGAGGCCACCGAGGTGCTGCTGCGCCACGTGGGGCTCGCCGCCGGGGGCGAGGCGAGCTCCGCCGCGGGCGGCCGCGGGGTGCGGGAGGTGCTGCGCGATCTCGGCGTCCCCGTGACCGGCCTGGTGCTCCACGACGGCAGCGGCCTGTCCCGGGAGAACCGGATCGCCCCGGCGACCCTGCTCGGCGTGCTCCGGCAGGCCGCGACCGGGTCGCCCGCGCTGCGCTCCGTGCTCGGCGGCCTGCCCGTCGCGGCGTTCAGCGGCTCGCTGGCCGGCCGGTTCGACCAGGGGGCGCCCGAGGGGCGCGGCCGGGTGCGCGCCAAGACCGGCACCCTCACCGGCGTCAGCAGCCTGGCCGGCATCGCGACCTCCGTCGACGGCACCCCGATGCTCTTCGTGCTGATGGCCGACCGGATCCGCCCCGAGAACACCCTGGACGCCCGCGCCGCGATCGACGGCGCCGCCGCGGCGCTGGGCGCCTGTGCGTGCGCGGGTACGGTCGTGCCATGACGCGGGAGATGGTGGACTGGGACCTCGCTGTACGGATCGCCTCCGGGATCGCCGGGGACGGCCCGACGGTCTCCCGGGACGAGGCGGCAGAGGCCGTCGAGGAGCTGCGGGCCGGCGCGAACCGGTCGACCGGCCTGGTGCGCGAGTTCACCGGGCTCGACGCGCCCGACGGCACCGCCCCCGTGCTGGTGGTCGACCGCCCCGGCTGGGTGCAGGCGAACGCGGACGGCTTCCGCACGGTGCTGGGTCCGCTGGTCGACACCCTCATCGACAAGAAGCCGCCGTCCGCGTTCGCGCTCGCCGTCGGCTCCAAGGTGACCGGCGCGGAGGTCGGCGGCCTGCTGGGGTTCCTCTCCAGCAAGGTCCTCGGCCAGTTCGACCCCTTCCACGACCCCTACGGCCGGCTGCTCCTGGTCGCCCCCAACATCGTCCACGTCGAGCGCGAGATCGGCGCCGTGCCCCGCGACTTCCGGCTCTGGGTCTGCCTGCACGAGGAGACCCACCGGGTCCAGTTCACCGCCGTGCCGTGGATGCGCGACCACCTCTTCTCCGAGGTGCGCGCCATGGCCGAGACCGTCGAGTCCTCCTCGCTCCTCGACGACGGG contains:
- a CDS encoding inorganic diphosphatase, with amino-acid sequence MRGTRHFTRPARAGTAEEYVLEFDVLVEIPKGQRNKYEVDHASGRIRLDRTLFTSTQYPADYGYIEDTLGMDGDPLDAMVILQEPTFPGCLIKCRAIGMFRMTDEAGGDDKVLCVPATDPRLEHLRDISHVSKFDRLEIQHFFEVYKDLEPGKSVEGAEWVGRTEAEAEVRASFQRLKDNPDAIH
- the dacB gene encoding D-alanyl-D-alanine carboxypeptidase/D-alanyl-D-alanine endopeptidase; protein product: MVRRDAGHGARTEAGRLRTWLALLVVLALTTGIAATYRYDLADRWFPRDPAGPVDPAAVAPPSGLDLPALVAPSAVAAPVAARPPDEAAVRRALAPYLRDRDLGRHVLAAVGGLRGPATYSLGGGTAIPASTTKLLTGLAALSALGPTRTFETRVVRTGRRVVLVGGGDPFLASTPPTAEDPAWPARADVTTLAKQTARALLADGVSSVRVGYDDSLFTGPAVNPHWPADYLPDGVVAPITALWVDEGRPATGVGRVEDPSRSAGQVFAAALRDSGITTVGDPGTATAPAGATPVAEVRSAPLDQIVEQSLLVSDNEATEVLLRHVGLAAGGEASSAAGGRGVREVLRDLGVPVTGLVLHDGSGLSRENRIAPATLLGVLRQAATGSPALRSVLGGLPVAAFSGSLAGRFDQGAPEGRGRVRAKTGTLTGVSSLAGIATSVDGTPMLFVLMADRIRPENTLDARAAIDGAAAALGACACAGTVVP
- a CDS encoding zinc-dependent metalloprotease codes for the protein MTREMVDWDLAVRIASGIAGDGPTVSRDEAAEAVEELRAGANRSTGLVREFTGLDAPDGTAPVLVVDRPGWVQANADGFRTVLGPLVDTLIDKKPPSAFALAVGSKVTGAEVGGLLGFLSSKVLGQFDPFHDPYGRLLLVAPNIVHVEREIGAVPRDFRLWVCLHEETHRVQFTAVPWMRDHLFSEVRAMAETVESSSLLDDGLSRVTDAMRSGARGGSLVELLSSPEQREILDRVTGMMSLLEGHADVVMDGVGPSVIPTVAAIRERFNERRKGVGTLDRLLRRVLGIDAKMAQYRDGARFVRAVVDKVGMAEFNAVWERPENLPSKDEVADPETWVRRVL